The Gadus macrocephalus chromosome 12, ASM3116895v1 genome segment CGAACGTGACGACAAACTGATCTTTGAGGGAAACGTACTTTGCGATCGATCGGGAGAGCACGGCGGAGACACAGAACAGGAGACACCCGAAGGAACCGGACTCGAACTGAGAGATAAGGGAGCATCTGTTATTGGTCAGGGCTGAGGGAGGAGACGGCGGCGATGGGtgagagtggaggggggggagacctgCTGGATGTGCTCCTCCAGCAGCCACTGCAGGGCGTTGAGGTTGTCAGCGGTGAAGCAGGTCACCTGGAGAAGAGAGGTGGAGGCGTACATTGCATTCACATTCacgttacatttacattacattcagggcatttagcagacgcttttatctaaagagACTTAGAGGTCGATTATTgaattaagaaagaaaaagggAATGGTAAATGCATTTATACAACgcctttctaaccagtggccactcaaagcgctttacaatatcgcctcacattcacccgttcacgcacacattcacacagcgacggcggagtgtcagccacgcagggcgacagccggctcgtcgggagcagtcagggtgaggtgcctcaaCGACaacgatatatcgctgtcggtacactAAGTTGTATGTTCATTGAACCAGAGTGCCAAGCATTATCTGTCGTTAGGTTAACCCGTTcaccgtatacaacaaagctcAGATAAGGACCTCAGAACGAGAACATTAAAGGCTCAGACGTCATTTATTCTCTCAGCAACGTTTCATGTTTTACTATGTCAACGGGCACCAGTATAAAGATATTTAACGTACTGTAATCATTTACATTTGGCGTCCAAATATATAAACACGTGCGTATATGACATGAGCCTGCCGTTACCTTTTCAAGTAATCCTTCGGATTTGTAGTGGCCCGATGGAACAAAGTGACTTCTTCCTGAGGTTCTGTTGGGGAGAGACGAGGCACAGATAATGTTGACGCATGAATAGCGTTGGCTAATGTTAATGCCGAACATTTGCGTCCGTGTCTTCAGAACGATTCGCTTTGTTTGACGAACTTAACGAACTCTAAAAGTGCTGAAAATATGATCCCTCTCACGAAGCTATAATAAAGTTTTGTCATTTCACACGAATACCAATGAAGGAAGAATTTAtcgtattcatatttttttctctAATAAAATGTCTTTATAGTTGAGGTCACCTCGACCCAGAGCCCAAACCGTTACCAGCTGGGCTTCGACTGACTCCACCGTCTGTGAAAGTGTTGAGTCCGGTCAAAGGCCACAGAGAGGTTCTCAGCGCTGGAGATGACTCACATGGCCAGCGTGGCGGTCTTGTGTTCGCCGGCCCTCCACAGCACCTCGGAGACGGCTAGCACCAGGCAGCGGCGTCGCACGCCATCGGAGGGCCTCAGCCGGCtggggaaaaaacacacacaacacaacattggcCATGACGCACAACAGGTCCTTTTCATTGGCTAAGAGGTTTGAACGGATAATCACTGATAACTTTGAACACAGTTTGTCCGACACTTAGGCGttagatttacatttagggcatttagcagacgcttatcCAAAGatgtacaataagtacatttgtcagaagaaagagaaaccgctgtcggtacagtgaggatgttcatagaaccaagggccaagcTCTGACTGTTGTTAACCAAGGGCCAAGCTCTGACTGTTGTTAACCAAGGGCCAAGCTCTGACTGTTGTTaaccaagggccaagcactgACTGTTGttaaccaagtgccaagctctgactgttgttaaccaagggccaagcactgACTGTTGTTAACCAAGGGCCAAGCTCTGACGGTTGTTAACCAAGGGCCAAGCTCTGACTGTTGTTaaccaagggccaagcactgACTGTTGttaaccaagtgccaagctctgactgttgttaaccaagggccaagcactgACTGTTGTTAACCAAGGGCCAAGCTCTGACggttgttaggttaacccattcaccGTTAACAACCAAGGTAGCTACGATAAGATGAACTGCAATACAAGGTAAACGGCATATCAGAGGGGTTCAAATGTCGAGAGTGAAAGTGTTTTCAGGAGGTCTGTATGGAACTACGTACCCCAGCTCTTCACCGGCCGGGTTCGGATCGTCAAACAGCAGCTTCTGCAGGAGGCAGGCCTGGACGGAGGCCAGCACCCCACAAGGCCCGCCCTGCACACACCCAACAAACACAGTCACCCGCCGGCAGGCACCTGCAGGAACGCGGAATCCGAGGAATCGCGCCGAGCCACGGAGGCGTGCGTGCGATCATATCAGCCAGCATGTGGGATGATTTAACGCGGGCATCACTCCACCAACACCTCGCCGGTCAGGGACGTCCTCCGCTCACCTTTCTCTGAACTATCCCGTATCTGAGGTCAGGGGTTTCGGAGAAGCCGAAGCCCTGGTTCCTCCACTCGGGGCTGAAGCAGCGCGAGCCCGAGCCAAGAAGAAGCTCTTTCAGCGCCTGGAAGCCACACAAGGACAACCACATCCGTTATGGAGACAGCGCTCGGCTCACCCAGAGAGAAGTAGTCAGGGGTCAGCCAGTCCGCTCTATAAATACATTCGATTTGATTCGTTGGATTTCGTCTTCCTATGTTGTATGTGCTTGATGTTGCATGTGcttctggcacttaatgtacgcaattATAGTCTGTTGTACGTCCTGACACTTAACGTACTGCCTTGTTGTATGTGGTCCGTTCTTGCACGTAAAGATAGTTTGTAGCATCGTACAACATCttctcctagctatctttgttgtgtaccgggaatgggttaacctagtgattgttagtgcttggtacttggttctatgaacatccttactgtaccgacagcactatattgttgtgtttctttctcctgagaaatgtacttattgtaagtcactatTGATAAAAGCGTTGAAATGTAAAATGTTAATGTTTGGAGATGAGCCGTGTGCAAGGAGCTGAGGTTGTGGTACCGTGGCGGTCTGGACGTCCATGCGGCTGCTCTTGTGGCTGTGCTGAGGGAGGCTACCAGGCTGTAGGGACACCTGGGACAGGTCCATCTGGGACAGAGACACCCGGGACACGTCCTGGAAGTCCTCATCGTAGTCAAAGTCATCTAGGAGACGGGGATTTGAACCGGAGGAGCCGACTTGAATACAGTCTGTTTGATCGAGAACAAGGCTTGACTTTCAACACACATCACGTCAAGGTTTACGAGAAAGAGTTTAGGAAATTACCCAAGACCATCTCAGATGATTGTGAGCTCTCCATAGTCAGATCGGTGGACGGCTTGGGTCTGAaagaaacaataaaataaaaagacccAGAAAAACGTCAACTTATTGAGGAAAAAGTCTGCCATGAGCGTGCatgctttgatttgattggttggaTTAGTGTCTTCAGATCAAACTGTCGGCTGAATGACCCCCAGACCCCTTACCTTctgctagggctgggcgattaatcgaaatTCGATCTCGATTTAGATTTTAGCATCAAactatcacaaaattaacataatcacgtttttttgtttgttttgtttttaaatgttttatagagagtgcagaacagctggatacatatctgtacattattttagatttgaacatctTCTTTTGGACGTTTGTGTacttttttaaggcgaaatttcaaagttctcagttacaaagtgtttttgagcGAGACATGCCGAATAATTACAACGTGTTTTCAAACTCCAAAAATAaccgtttgaataatcgtgatttcaatattgacccaaataatcgtgattatgatttcttCCATAACCGAGCGGCCCTACCTTCTGCCCTGCACGCCGTCGTGTGTACCAGGGCTCCCCCGGCCCTCCGCGGGACCCCGTCCCCGCTGTCGGTCTCTGAGGAGCCCTGCAGCACTGGACTCCCCCGGGTCCGGTGGGGACCCCCCCCGGGGGGTCCGGCGAGCCGACCCCTTAGAGAGGCCGGGGTGCTCCGACGGCCCGGACTCCCGCCCCCCCGCCGACGGGGGCAGCCCCGCCCTTGTGGAGGGTCTCCTCTTGTGTGGGTCCTTGAAGTGCACCGTGGGGAACCAGCATGGTCATCACGTCTTCCTAATCATTAATAATGACGCTAATAACAACACACTCGATTTATAAAGCGTTAGTGCTCAACGACGCTTCACAGAGGGAACACGTGATCAAAATCATTCAATAAGAACATATATTAGtaagaagataaaaaaaaaaaggaggaaggggagagaaggggaggaggttaTGTGGTGACAGCGGTCTTAACGAGGTGGGTTTTGACGGAGGGCCTGTTTAAATGAAGGGAGTGCGTCGGCCTGTCAGCCTGTcgggttgtggttgtggttggggagggagttccagagggagggtgagaaggCCCCGTCTCCCCAGGTCCGGAGCCTAGCCCCGGGGGATTTGAGTGTTGGTTGTGTCCGTTACATTCACCGGAGAAGGTCAGGCCGTCAGGAAATCTACCTGTGGCGTGTTCGCTATCGGTCCTCCCAGAACGCCTCGTCGGCTGCGATTGGCTCTGTTCTTTACCGCGCTCTCATTGGCTGCCGTCTCCCTCCGGGGATAAGAGACGTTGTCCCGGAGGTAGGCCCCGGACGGCTGCTGTTTAGCGGGATCCGAGTCCTCGTCTGGGGGGGAACTTTGACGCGGGGAGGGGCTTCCAGACACCGGCGTGTCTCGTAGAGAACCGTTGTCCTGTCTCACTGATCTGTGCAATCGATGCAAcgttttaaattaatttaataaaCCAGGATTAGCATATTAAAGTATAATATCCAGTTGTAGGTAATAGCCAGTTGAAGAATGAGTAAATAGGGAAGATGAATACCGTTGGTTTAGGTGTGTTTTGGGAACCTCTTCTGTGTGGTACTGTGGGTTGCTTCCGTCCCCATGAGTGAGCGTGTTCAGGTTGGCTCTGCTTCGGGATGTGTGGAGAGGATCGCCCTGGAGGGAGACGAGGTCGTCCGTGGGTCCCTCGATGTGAGACTTCACTATCATCTCCAGCAAGGTTTTAAGGGGGCTATTCAGAGCCTGGTGGGATTCAATTAAAAGTTatatacgtgtatatatatgGATAGATAACAGAGGGAgatgacagagagaagagagagagagagagagagagagagagagagagagagagagagagagagagagagagatcacagcatagagagagagagagagagagagagagagagagagagagagagagagagagagagagagagagagagagagagagagagagagagagagatcacagcatagagagagagagcgagagagagataacgtTTATATATTCAATAAGCCCTCCTTGTGTCTAGCCCCTCCCTGGCTGAGCGACCCACCTTGTTGTGACTGTTGAGACCCTCAACCTGGAGGACCCGTCTCAGGTCGGACCTGTTGCTGATGCTGGCCGCCGTGCGGGGAGACTCCTCATCCATGCAGGCGATGGTCCTCTTCAGACcctggaagaagaagaagaccgcCCCCAGAGTGTTGGTTCTATCACACAGGAGGCTATCGCTAGCTTAAATTCTGCCAACTCACCACGGCTTTGGATTCGTTTCAAAAGATGACAACTACCATTACTGATCAATAAACACGTCGACCACTTACCTTGCGACTTAGAAATTCTCGCACCAGGGACGAGGCTACTTCTTCCACCGACACGACCATATTGGGATAGCGGGGGTCAGTTTGTGATTAGCTACAGGAGAAACACCTTCAAACCTCTGCTGGATGATACAGCTGtaatgttgtgtatttgtgggtGCAAAGGAGCTGGATGTATGAACAGTATTTCAATTCATGCATCGTGTTTCGGAAAGACTTGTTTTCCTGTGGGAAAGGCAAGACTGCGCATGTCTCGAGGCGTGCCTGTGACTGTGCTGCCATGGTTACGGCGCGATGGGCCACCCGGGGGCGCTGGTGGGTCACTTCTTAAAAACGTGGGAATTAATGTGAAATAGTTTTGGATGAACATTTACACAAGTCCCttcattattttgttattcACTGGACTTGTATTAATATAGCAGCTGTAATCGAGTTCAGCGTTTTATGGAAACATCAAGTCATTGTtcatttttttgtatattttattaaaacatttttatAACATTTGACAAATAATCAATCTAGGCTTATATTTCTCAAGAATCAACGATAAAGTAATAACATAGAGTCCAAAAACAGTTGTATCAGGATCTGTCAGAGTCTCGCATTATattcaacaataaaaaaaaaagggttacgATTTAAATATTCAAGATAAAGATTTGGTGAAAACGGACGTCCATATTTTTTCAACAGATTCGATTTCTGTaaaatttgttttgtttcaagGTTGTGCTTTCAATCTCAACAGATTTAGAATTGTTTCTCCAGTTATTATAAttctaataaaaaatatctATTCACAATAATTGCATAGCCAACCTACAGGATGTCATGGTAAACATTATTCTATACTGTAACAACAAGTATGCCGATATAACGTTACGTTCACATACATGTACGATAGTAGGAATACAGGACACCATAGGCCTCGGGTACTCCGAAATTTAATTAAACGTATCACTTACTTTTTTATACTTTTGAAACTGGGACATATTAAAACACATTCCAAAAAACAACTTTTTTAGGTTTTTCCACACGAAAAACTATCGGCATGATTCAAAAGCGCAATCATTCTCCATCAGTTCGCTGTCATGTTGTGGGTCGAGAAAACACCAAAGTACGCATTTAAAACACGCTACCGTATCAATATTTCTTTTGGCACTTGCGTCGATCTACGCTAGGGCAGTTTCTCACAGACAAACTAGAACGTAAACAACACATCtcgcactgtgtgtgtattccttgGCCCTCCCGTAGGAATGCCAAGCTGATTGGTGCTTCTCTTGCCGCTGTTTGGCCCATCGGCGAGGCGCTGAAATGTCAGGGAAGGGGTGAGAGATAACGGGGGAGAGTTCTCTAGACGACTGGGGGagtggggagtggggagggaggagggcggggggtggGAGGGTTCAGTAGTCATCagctgcaggagagagagagagagagctttggTTATCCTACTCCTCGATGGAAGGAGCAGCAAAGAGCCACTGCATACAGAGACACCGTGGAACCCCAAGCATGTTGGGTCTGGGCAGACTGGAAGTGGAGGGCatgcagacaggaagtggacgttgtgcagacaggaagtggaagtTGTGCAGACAGGGAATGGAAGTTgtgcagacaggaagtggaagtTGTGCTGACATGAAGTGTAGCTcaggcagacaggaagtggaggtggtgccGGCCGGATGTGTGGTCATGCAGGCAGGAAGTGGAAGTCATGAAGAAAGAAAGTGTAGGCTGTGCAGAACGGAACTGTTAGTCATGCAGGCAGGAAGTAGAGGCCATGTAAACCGGAAGTTGATGTCATGCAAACAGGAAGTGGACATCATGCAGACAGGAAATGGAGGCAATGCAAACAGGGAGTTGACATCATGccgacaggaagtggaggcAATGCAAACAGGAAGTCGACGTCACACAGACAGAATGTCGAAGTCAAGccgacaggaagtggaggcCGCGCAGAAAGGAAGTGGATGACACGCAGATGGAACGAGTCGAGGTCATGCAGACGGGCGTGCGCTCACACCAGCGTGCTCTTACTTTCTATCGCGAGGATGCAGGTGCTGGCGGCCGTGCCCCGGCTGTTCACCGCCTTGCACATGTACTCCCCTTCGTCCTCCGGGAAGGTCTCGGGCAGGTAGAGGCAGAAGGTCTCGCCCCGCTCGATGTACTGGTAGTCCTCGCAGTCCTGCAGCGTCTCGCCCTCGAACCACCAGGTCACCTCCGGCTTGGGCTCGCCCGTGATCTTGACGGTGAAGCGCACCGGCTCCGAGTCCACCACCGACTGGTTCTTCAGGGGCTTCTTGAACCAAGGCGCCCCGGAGCGCTCCTGGTCCTCCTCGTCTTCGTAGGCCGCCGAGCCGTTGACGATGCCGCCGTCCTCCGCCTCCGTCTCGTCGTCCTTCTTCTGCACGAACAGaagtgaatggatgaatgaatgaatgaatgaatgatcttTATTGGTCAATGTACAGGTACGGGTACAGCGACATTTGGGAGAGCTCCCCCCTGGTGCTTAAAAAAGAGAGGACAAGGAACATATGCATCGTTCCttgtccccccccgtccccgtccccccccctagACTGATAGACTGGATACATACTTTGTTTTTGTCGGTTAGATTAGAATGATAGAAGATAATTTTACAAGGTTATGAGAAATTACGTTCTTGTttctttgagtctgccttgtgtatgaaaagtgctatataaataaagttgtctTGCCTTGCCCTGCCTTTCTTTATTATGAGTACTTTGGGGGTTTTTATATTCCTTTCTCGCGTTGTCTTTTTTTGTctaatttttctttttcttctcttttccaTTTAGGgcattagcagatgcttttacccAAGAATGACGGGGATCAAGAGACGCAGCGAGGGCTTTACCTTCTGCAGCGCGGCGTCGATCTCCTGCTGCTCGAACTGCATCCTCTGCAGCTtctgctcctccaccctcctcttctcctcttcctcccgggCCATGGCCATCTGCTGGAAGCGGGCGCGCATGTCCACCTTCTGCTTGAACGGGGACTCGTCGGCCTTCGCTGTGTTCacgtccacctcctcttcccccttggagaaaaaaaaaacaaaacgtcaGGTCATGACCCCCACCGACGCTGATTTATCGATCGTCAGAATTCGGAATTTGAATTCCCCTGACGGCACGTAAGCTCTTAAGGCCCGTGGCCGATTCTGCACGACGAGAATGTGAAAAGATTGTGGATGACGTTTGTGTTCAGACGTTGTATCTTCCAAAACCGAATGAAAGGGATAAATCATGTGCAGCCCTAGATATAAACATGTGTTTCAGTAAGTAAGTAGTAAATCACTTTTAGTATTTTTATTCATAGGTATTGCTGTTTCTGAGATACATATTTCCGATAGATGGCTCCTCACCTCCTGGAACCGTTCGGTCTCCCGCTCCTTGATCTCCTCGTCCACCGCCTTCCTCCGGGCGCGCTCCTCCTCGATCTTCTTCTGGATCTCCTCGTCGGTGTGCTGCTTGATCTTCTCAAACTTGGACTTGAGGTTCTTGGCCTGGATGGAGCCGGTCCTCTTGAGCTTGACCAGCTCCTCGTACTCCTTGCTCATCGCGTCGGAGCTCTCGTTCACCTCGTCCTGCGGAAGGGCGAGTGAGAAGGTCTCGTTAGTAAGGAgctccgtgccccccccccccccccccgacacacatacacacacacacacacacacacacactgaggagactGTTGCACGGAAACCCTGATTTGTTGCTACACGGTTCACGTTACTCAAGAACACAGATatggttctcaaatgggggtagGCGTACCTCTAGGGGTActttggagtactgcagggggtactcagacatttagaaaataaataaataaaaagctgaCTCCTAGCAAGTTTAGGAGTTTTTTCACTCCTAGCAAGTTTAAATTCTGAAAGCTAGAATAGAAAATCGTGAAAACGGACAACTGGTTGAAATGAATATCAGGGTTAGTTAATGTTTTGAGTGCCCCCTGCAGTACTCTaaagtacccctaggggtacgcatagccccatttgagaaccactgaacCAGTAGAAAAGGCTTTAAAAATTTACACAAATTTAGATTTTGGCGCTTGCGACTCACCACGCCCATCTCCTGTCGGAGCTGCTCGTACTCCTGCTTCTCCTGCTCCATCTTCTTCTTGCGCTCCTCCACCTTGCGTTTCCGCTCCGTCTCCTGCTTCAGCTTGAGCCGTGCCTCGAAGTTGATCTCCAGTTTGCCCGGCTGCAGAGCCTCCTGGGACTCGCTCCGCACCATGCCGTCCGGCTCGCCCTCATCCTGACGCGGCACACGGACACGAGGTGTCAATCCACCCAGGTTGTCAATCAACCGGGGTGTGATGGTAAttagaaaatacaaaataaaataaagttaaataatgttaaattaaataaatttgagttaaataaatacaattaagtTAATTTAAGTTAAATTAGGTTCAATTAAGTTAAAATAGTTACATTTAATTAAATGCAATT includes the following:
- the mindy4 gene encoding probable ubiquitin carboxyl-terminal hydrolase MINDY-4, which gives rise to MVVSVEEVASSLVREFLSRKGLKRTIACMDEESPRTAASISNRSDLRRVLQVEGLNSHNKALNSPLKTLLEMIVKSHIEGPTDDLVSLQGDPLHTSRSRANLNTLTHGDGSNPQYHTEEVPKTHLNQRSVRQDNGSLRDTPVSGSPSPRQSSPPDEDSDPAKQQPSGAYLRDNVSYPRRETAANESAVKNRANRSRRGVLGGPIANTPQDPHKRRPSTRAGLPPSAGGRESGPSEHPGLSKGSARRTPRGGSPPDPGESSAAGLLRDRQRGRGPAEGRGSPGTHDGVQGRRPKPSTDLTMESSQSSEMVLDDFDYDEDFQDVSRVSLSQMDLSQVSLQPGSLPQHSHKSSRMDVQTATALKELLLGSGSRCFSPEWRNQGFGFSETPDLRYGIVQRKGGPCGVLASVQACLLQKLLFDDPNPAGEELGRLRPSDGVRRRCLVLAVSEVLWRAGEHKTATLAITSGRSHFVPSGHYKSEGLLEKVTCFTADNLNALQWLLEEHIQQFESGSFGCLLFCVSAVLSRSIAKVREDMDVSSNTLIGAHGYCTQELVNLLLCGQAASNVFDGQVQLDSTLLKGVTQPCNIGLLSLFEHHNICQVGSHLKTPLFPIWVVCSESHFSTLFGLQRELATNQDGRSRGPREFDLYYYDGLANQQQEIRLSVSVGLAAAFREDNDPELTPPLEQCIRTKWKDAIVRWNDTEPIL